In the Streptomyces spororaveus genome, GCGCGAGTCGGTACAGGCAGAGGTCATGATGAGCTTCCTCGTTTCCGAGGAGCTCTCGTTCCGGATTCCGGTGGAACTCCGGTACGACGCACGCGACCCCTACGCAGTCCGCCTGACCTTCCACCTTCCCGGAGATGCGCCCGTGACCTGGGCGTTCGGCCGGGAGCTCCTCCTCGACGGCATTAACAAGCCATGCGGTGACGGCGATGTGCACATCGCCCCCACCCACCCGGAGGACTTGTCCGACGTCCACATTCGGCTCCAGGTGGGCGGCGACCGGGCGCTGTTCCGTGCCAGCGCGGCGCCGCTCGTCGCGTTCCTCGACCGCACCGACCGGATCGTTCCGCTCGGACAGGAGCGCAATCTGGGGGACTTCGAGGAGAACCTCGACGAGGCCCTCGTCAAGATCCTCACCGAAGCGCAGCAGAACGAGCAGAACGCCGGCTGAACCGCCGCCGACCGGGATACCCGGCCGCCTCATCAACCGTCGACCGACCGACCGTCGACCGACCGACCGTTGACCGACCGTCGACCGACCGGCCGGCAGTCGACCAGCCGTCGGCCGGCCGACTGATCAGCGCTTTCGCCGTCGACCCCGGCCGCGGACCGGCCCCGCGGCCGGAGCGCCGGCCGGGGATCCCGGCCGGTCGGCGGAAACCACCAGCGCCGCCAGCGCCGTTGTCACGGGGACCGAGGCCACCAGGCCGATCGAGCCCACCAGCGTCCGTACGATCTCCTCCGCCACCAGCTCGCTGTTGGCCACCGAACCCATGCTGCTGTTCGCGATCGAGAACAGCAGGAGCAGCGGCAGCGCGGCACCCGCGTAAGCCAGCACCAGCGTGTTGACCACCGATGCGATGTGGTCGCGACCGATCCTGATGGCCGCCCGGTACAGGGCGCGCGGCCCCATCGAGGGGTCCGCGTGGTGCAGCTCCCACACCGCCGACGTCTGGGTGACCGTCACGTCGTCGAGCACGCCCAGCGATCCGATGATCACACCCGCGAGCAGCAAACCGCTCATGTCGATGTCCGGGTACAACCCGTGGATCAGCCCGGTGTTGTCGTCGGTGTTGCCGCTGAGGAACGCCCAGTCGATGAACCCCGAGCCGAGCAGGCCGATCAGCAGCAGCGAGACGAGCGTGCCGAGAACGGCCACCGAGGTGCGGGCGGTCAGCCCGTGGCACATGTAGAGCGCGATCAGCATGATGGCGCTCGCCCCGACCACCGCGACGACCAGCGGGTTCGAACCCTGCAGGATGGCCGGGAGGATGAAGAGGGTCAGCACGCCGAAGCTGACCACCAGGGCGACCAGCGCGAACAGCCCGCGCATCCGCCCGACGACGACGACCGCGACCGCGAAGATGCCGGCCAGCAGCGCCATCGGGAGCTTGCGGTTCACGTCGATCACCGAGTACTGGAGGTCGCGCGGGGCGTCCGGCGCATACGCCACCACCACCTCCTGGCCGTCCTCCAACTGCCGTGGCGCGCCCGGCTGGACGATCTCCACGAAGGTGCGGCCCTTGTCCGGGCCGCTGGTGACCTCGACGGTGGCCTTCTTGCACTCACCTCTCCGCGCGGCCTGCGCCGCACCGCCCCCGGAGGCGGCGGGGTTCCCGGACGACGCCGCCTGCCCGGCGTTCACCGATGCGCAGTCGACCTGTTCGATCGAGGCGACCACACCCTGCTGGGTCTGCCGGTCGAACCCCACCCCCGTGCGCTCGTGGCCCGGGGCGCCGCCCGGCCAGAGCACCACCATGCCGACGAAGACGGCCACGGCGAAGGGGATCAGTACGGCGGCGATGACCTTGCGCAGGTGCTTCGAGACGGGGGCCGCCGGGCCGTGGCCATGGCTGTGGCCGTGGCCGTGGGACTGCCCCGAGGGGCGCCCGTCGGAGCCGCCGTCCGAGCCCCCGTGGGAGTGCGCGTCCGAGCCCCCGTGGGAGTGCGCGTCGGCGTGCCCTTCGGACGGTCTGGCGGACGGTCCGGGGTTCGCGTGCGCGTGGCCGTTGTGGCCACGGGTCTCAGTGGGCTCGGTGGGGGGCTGCAGCGAGGGCGTCACCAGCAGATCATCGCAAGAGATGAGGGGGCCCACTGTTCAGCACGCCATGGATGACGCTAGCGTGGGGGCACCTTTGCACAACGCGGGAGCTCGGAGCACCGGGCTGAGAGGACGCTGATCACCGTACGAGCATCACGGATGCGTACGGGAAGAGGCTGCGTCGACCGCCGAACCTGTTACCGGGTAATGCCGGCGTAGGGAGATCAGGTCTCATGACCATTCAGGACGCACGCACGCCTGCCGTCAGCCAGGACGCCGACGGCCAGACCGAGCGCCAGCCCGGCTGGCACAAGGGATACCTCGCGGGCTCCCGCCCCGACCTCCGGGTGCCGGTCCGCCAGGTCCACCTCACCAACGGCAAGGACGTGACGCTCTACGACACGTCCGGCCCGTACACCGACCCGCAGATCGAGACCGACGTCCGCCGCGGCCTCGCGCCGCTGCGCGAGAACTGGATCATCAGCCGCGGGGACACCGAGGAGTACGCGGGCCGCCCCGTGCGCCCCGAGGACGACGGCATCAAGCACACCTCCCCGCGCGGCGGCCTCAAGAACCTCGACGCGGTCTTCCCCGGCCGCCCCCGGCAGCCCCGCCGGGGCCGTGGCGGCGCCGCCGTCACGCAGCTCGCGTACGCCCGCCGCGGTGAGATCACCCCGGAGATGGAGTACGTCGCGATCCGCGAGAACGTCTCCCCCGAGGTCGTCCGCGAGGAGATCGCCGCAGGTCGCGCGGTGCTTCCGGCGAACGTGAACCACCCGGAGATCGAGCCGATGATCATCGGCAAGCGCTTCCTGGTGAAGGTCAACGCCAACATCGGCAACTCCGCCGTCACCTCCTCCATCGAGGAGGAGGTCGACAAGATGACCTGGGCGACCAAGTGGGGCGCCGACACGGTCATGGACCTCTCGACGGGCCGCAACATCCACACCACCCGCGAGTGGGTGCTGCGCAACTCCCCCGTCCCGATCGGCACCGTCCCGCTCTACCAGGCGCTGGAGAAGGTCGACGGCCGTGCCGAGGACCTGACCTGGGAGATCTACAAGGACACGGTCATCGAGCAGGCCGAGCAGGGCGTCGACTACATGACGGTCCACGCCGGCGTGCTGCTGCCCTACGTGCCGCTGACCGCCCGCCGCAAGACCGGCATCGTCTCGCGCGGTGGCTCGATCATGGCCGCGTGGTGCCTGGCGCACCACAAGGAGAACTTCCTCTACACGAACTTCGAGGAGCTCTGCGACATCCTCGCGACGTACGACGTCACGTACTCCCTCGGCGACGGGCTGCGCCCCGGCTCGATCGCGGACGCCAACGACGCCGCCCAGTTCGCCGAGCTGAAGACGCTGGGTGAGCTGAACACGATCGCCAAGCGGCACAACGTCCAGACGATGATCGAGGGCCCGGGCCACGTCCCGATGCACAAGATCAAGGAGAACATCGACCTCCAGCAGGAGATCTGCGAGGAGGCGCCGTTCTACACGCTCGGCCCGCTGACCACGGACGTCGCCCCGGCCTACGACCACATCACCTCGGGCATCGGCGCCGCGATGATCGCCTGGTGGGGCACCGCGATGCTCTGCTACGTCACGCCCAAGGAGCACCTGGGCCTGCCCAACCGCGACGACGTCAAGACCGGTGTCATCACGTACAAGATCGCGGCGCACGCGGCGGACCTGGCCAAGGGCCACCCCGGTGCCCAGGAGTGGGACGACGCCCTGTCCGACGCCCGGTTCGAGTTCCGCTGGGAGGACCAGTTCAACCTGGCCCTGGACCCGGACACGGCCCGCGAGTTCCACGACGAGACCCTCCCGGCGGAGCCGGCCAAGACCGCGCACTTCTGCTCCATGTGCGGTCCGAAGTTCTGTTCGATGAAGATCTCGCAGGACATCCGCCGTGAGCACGGCGGCGACCTGAAGGCGGACGAGATCCAGGCGGGCATGGCGGAGAAGTCCGCCGAGTTCGCGGCCTCGGGCAACCGCGTCTACCTGCCGCTGGCCGACTGAGCGCGCAGGGCGCGGCAGGCGCGGTACGCGCAGGAACACACGGGGACGGACCCGCGACCCATGGGGGGAGCCGCGGGCCCGTCCACCGGTGAAGCGGTGACGCGCCCGACGGCACGCCACCGCCGGGCGTCACTCGGGATCGTGTTCGGGGCCGCCGAAGTCCGGGCTCGTGAAGTCCGGAGGCGAGTAGCCGGGCCGGGGGCTCTCCGACGGGGATCCCGGGCTGGTGAAGTCGGGCCGGCTGTACCCCAGGTTGGGGATGCGTCCGGCCGCCGGTGTGCGGGGGGGTGGGAAAGCCCGGGCCGGCGCTCGGGTCGGCCAGTGCGTCCCGCAGGAACGGCACGATGCCGCGCTCCAGCAGGGCGTGCCGCCAGGCCTCGCGGGCCCGCGCGACCTCGTCGGGTATCGCCTCGGTCTCGTCCGCGACCACCTCGGTCGCGCTGTTGCGGACCGCCGTCACCAGCAGCCCGATCACGGCGCAGAGCAGGGCGGCCGCGGTGAGCCCGCCGAAGAGCCAACCCGCCGTCAGCATGGTCTGGGCGAAGGCGGGTTCGGGCTCGATCATCTTCAGGATGTAGCCCACGAGCAGGAAGATCAGCATGGCGGTGCCCGCCAGGACCGGCGCGAGGACCGCGACCACGGCGCTGATGCCCGCGCCGCCGCCGCTCTGGCCGTCGTCCTCGTCTCCCGTCGTGCCGGCCGCGGTCAGGGCCTCGTCGCGTCGTTCCTCGCGGACCTTCACGTAGTGGCCGTACTCGGCGGCGGCCGCGGCCGCCAGCAGGGCGCTGGCCCCCTGGGCCATGGTGCGCAGCTGTTCGGCGTTCAGCCGTTCGCCGAGGGTGGCGAGCTCGGGCCGCTCGCGCGCGGCGCGCAGCGCCTCGTCGACGAGCCGGTCGAATTCCGGTCGGTCTTCGGTCAGCAGGTGCGGAGCGCTGGTCATGTGCATCCCCCGATGCTCCGTAGAAGCCGGTATGCCCGCGTAGACCCGGGCGCCGGCACAAACGGAGGAGAGCCTGCTACGGATAGAGCGATGGTAGAGCGCCCACGCCACGCCGTGACAGGGGCTTTCCGGAAATACCCCTCTCCGTAAGCTCTCAGTCGCTCAGGGGGAGTTGGACGACGAGCAGTTTGCCCGCCATCGTCACTCCGCCGTCCATCGCGATGGCGAGCCCTTCCGCGTACACGTGCGGGCCGTCCACGGCCTCGGGGCCCCGCGACTCGTCGCCGTCCTCGGTGCCCACTTCGCCGAGCAGGTAGGGGATGGGGCTGTGCCCGTGGACGACGCGGCTGCCGCCGTAGGTGTCGAGGAGTTCACGTACGGCCGCCGGGCCGGTTCCCTCGTCGCGGAAGGCGAACCGCTTGGTGAACTTGCGGAAGAGGTCCCAGGTGATGTCGGCGTCGCCGCGGTTGAGGAGCTCGTGGATGGTGTCGTTGACGTCCTCGACGGAGTCGCCGTAGTCGAGGTAGGCCGTGGTGTCGGAGTGCAGCAGCAGGTGGCCCTCCTCCAGGACGGCCGCGTCCAGGCGGGACATCCACTGGAGGTGGACGTCCTGCAGGCGCTCCATGTCGGTGCGCTGGCCGCCGTTGAGGAGCCAGGCGGCCTGGAAGGTGGCGGTGCCCGCGCCGGAGACCACCGGGGTGTCGCCGAACCGCTTGGCGCCGATGAGCAGGAGTTCGTGATTGCCCATCAGGGCCTTGCAGTAGCCGCCGGCGGCGGCGGCCTCGGCGGACAGCCGCATGACGAGGTCGATGACGCCGATGCCGTCGGGGCCGCGGTCGGTGAAGTCGCCGAGGAACCAGAGCCGGGCGTTGCCGGCGGACCAGCGGCGCTCGGCGTCGATCAGACCCTGGG is a window encoding:
- a CDS encoding YibE/F family protein, translated to MTPSLQPPTEPTETRGHNGHAHANPGPSARPSEGHADAHSHGGSDAHSHGGSDGGSDGRPSGQSHGHGHSHGHGPAAPVSKHLRKVIAAVLIPFAVAVFVGMVVLWPGGAPGHERTGVGFDRQTQQGVVASIEQVDCASVNAGQAASSGNPAASGGGAAQAARRGECKKATVEVTSGPDKGRTFVEIVQPGAPRQLEDGQEVVVAYAPDAPRDLQYSVIDVNRKLPMALLAGIFAVAVVVVGRMRGLFALVALVVSFGVLTLFILPAILQGSNPLVVAVVGASAIMLIALYMCHGLTARTSVAVLGTLVSLLLIGLLGSGFIDWAFLSGNTDDNTGLIHGLYPDIDMSGLLLAGVIIGSLGVLDDVTVTQTSAVWELHHADPSMGPRALYRAAIRIGRDHIASVVNTLVLAYAGAALPLLLLFSIANSSMGSVANSELVAEEIVRTLVGSIGLVASVPVTTALAALVVSADRPGSPAGAPAAGPVRGRGRRRKR
- a CDS encoding SsgA family sporulation/cell division regulator, which produces MRESVQAEVMMSFLVSEELSFRIPVELRYDARDPYAVRLTFHLPGDAPVTWAFGRELLLDGINKPCGDGDVHIAPTHPEDLSDVHIRLQVGGDRALFRASAAPLVAFLDRTDRIVPLGQERNLGDFEENLDEALVKILTEAQQNEQNAG
- a CDS encoding metallophosphoesterase, which gives rise to MTQGAGQGPAMRTDTLRDFRVPVTEPALYAVSTSSGLPGEPPVYGEYPAYYEDGTPNTPPQPGYPPQAPAQRPAVPLQPAGPQQPAQQPPYPDTRLHARPDAEPAHATPHGADEDEQPEGYTPTYRDLPVIGRGALGGPGDTVQVQYVPQEQTAGPGPLYVVGDVHGYLDELVTELHAQGLIDAERRWSAGNARLWFLGDFTDRGPDGIGVIDLVMRLSAEAAAAGGYCKALMGNHELLLIGAKRFGDTPVVSGAGTATFQAAWLLNGGQRTDMERLQDVHLQWMSRLDAAVLEEGHLLLHSDTTAYLDYGDSVEDVNDTIHELLNRGDADITWDLFRKFTKRFAFRDEGTGPAAVRELLDTYGGSRVVHGHSPIPYLLGEVGTEDGDESRGPEAVDGPHVYAEGLAIAMDGGVTMAGKLLVVQLPLSD
- the thiC gene encoding phosphomethylpyrimidine synthase ThiC — protein: MTIQDARTPAVSQDADGQTERQPGWHKGYLAGSRPDLRVPVRQVHLTNGKDVTLYDTSGPYTDPQIETDVRRGLAPLRENWIISRGDTEEYAGRPVRPEDDGIKHTSPRGGLKNLDAVFPGRPRQPRRGRGGAAVTQLAYARRGEITPEMEYVAIRENVSPEVVREEIAAGRAVLPANVNHPEIEPMIIGKRFLVKVNANIGNSAVTSSIEEEVDKMTWATKWGADTVMDLSTGRNIHTTREWVLRNSPVPIGTVPLYQALEKVDGRAEDLTWEIYKDTVIEQAEQGVDYMTVHAGVLLPYVPLTARRKTGIVSRGGSIMAAWCLAHHKENFLYTNFEELCDILATYDVTYSLGDGLRPGSIADANDAAQFAELKTLGELNTIAKRHNVQTMIEGPGHVPMHKIKENIDLQQEICEEAPFYTLGPLTTDVAPAYDHITSGIGAAMIAWWGTAMLCYVTPKEHLGLPNRDDVKTGVITYKIAAHAADLAKGHPGAQEWDDALSDARFEFRWEDQFNLALDPDTAREFHDETLPAEPAKTAHFCSMCGPKFCSMKISQDIRREHGGDLKADEIQAGMAEKSAEFAASGNRVYLPLAD